One region of Pseudomonas sp. B21-040 genomic DNA includes:
- a CDS encoding ABC transporter ATP-binding protein: MSEVVLSVEKLMMHFGGIKALNDVSLKVHRNSIFALIGPNGAGKTTVFNCLTGFYKASGGKIELNVRGQQTNVIKLLGESFKPTDFVSPRSFASRLFYKAFGGTHLVNRAGLARTFQNIRLFKEMSVLENLLVAQHMWVNRSMLAGILNTKGYRKAESDALDHAFYWLEVVDLVDCANRLAGELSYGQQRRLEIARAMCTRPQIICLDEPAAGLNPQETEALSAMIRLLRDEHDLTVVLIEHDMGMVMSISDHIVVLDHGVVIAEGGPDAIRNDPKVIAAYLGADEEEVA, translated from the coding sequence ATGAGCGAAGTCGTACTCTCGGTCGAGAAGCTGATGATGCACTTTGGCGGCATCAAGGCGCTGAACGATGTCAGCCTGAAGGTGCACCGCAACTCGATCTTCGCCCTGATCGGCCCCAACGGCGCCGGCAAAACCACCGTGTTCAACTGCCTGACCGGTTTCTACAAGGCCTCCGGCGGCAAGATCGAACTCAACGTGCGTGGGCAACAGACCAACGTCATCAAATTGCTCGGCGAATCATTCAAACCGACGGATTTCGTCTCACCTAGATCGTTTGCCAGTCGGCTGTTCTACAAGGCGTTCGGCGGCACCCACTTGGTGAACCGTGCCGGTCTGGCGCGGACCTTCCAGAACATTCGCCTGTTCAAGGAAATGTCGGTGCTGGAAAACCTGCTGGTGGCCCAGCACATGTGGGTCAACCGCAGCATGCTGGCCGGCATCCTCAATACCAAGGGCTACCGCAAGGCTGAAAGCGATGCGCTGGACCACGCCTTCTACTGGCTGGAAGTGGTGGATCTGGTGGATTGCGCCAACCGTCTGGCCGGTGAACTGTCGTACGGTCAGCAACGTCGCCTGGAAATTGCCCGGGCCATGTGCACCCGTCCGCAAATTATCTGCCTCGACGAACCGGCCGCCGGCCTCAACCCTCAGGAAACCGAAGCGCTGAGCGCGATGATCCGGCTGCTGCGTGACGAGCACGATCTGACCGTGGTGCTGATTGAACACGACATGGGCATGGTGATGAGTATTTCCGACCACATCGTGGTGCTGGACCACGGTGTCGTGATCGCCGAGGGCGGTCCCGACGCGATCCGTAATGATCCGAAAGTGATTGCGGCCTATCTGGGCGCCGACGAAGAGGAAGTGGCATGA
- a CDS encoding ABC transporter ATP-binding protein, translating into MTQPILELKELDVFYGPIQALKKVSLHINEGETVSLIGSNGAGKSTLLMSIFGQPRAADGQIIYQGVDITHKSSHYIASNGIAQSPEGRRVFPDMTVEENLLMGTIPIGDKYAKEDMQRMFELFPRLEERRTQRAMTMSGGEQQMLAIARALMSRPKLLLLDEPSLGLAPIVVKQIFATLRELAKTGMTIFLVEQNANHALRLSDRAYVMVNGEIRMTGTGKELLVNEDVRNAYLGGH; encoded by the coding sequence ATGACGCAACCCATCCTCGAACTCAAGGAACTGGACGTGTTTTACGGGCCGATCCAGGCCCTGAAAAAAGTCTCGCTGCACATCAATGAAGGTGAAACGGTCAGCCTGATCGGCTCCAACGGTGCCGGCAAGTCGACGCTGCTGATGTCGATCTTCGGCCAGCCGCGGGCGGCTGACGGGCAGATCATCTACCAGGGCGTGGACATTACCCACAAGTCGTCCCACTACATTGCGTCGAACGGCATCGCTCAATCGCCGGAAGGCCGGCGGGTATTCCCCGACATGACCGTCGAGGAAAACCTGCTGATGGGCACCATCCCGATCGGTGACAAGTACGCCAAGGAAGACATGCAACGCATGTTCGAGTTGTTTCCGCGACTCGAAGAACGGCGCACTCAGCGGGCGATGACCATGTCTGGCGGCGAGCAGCAAATGCTCGCCATCGCGCGCGCATTGATGAGTCGGCCGAAACTGCTGTTGCTCGACGAGCCAAGCCTGGGGTTGGCGCCGATTGTGGTGAAACAGATCTTCGCCACCCTTCGGGAACTGGCCAAAACCGGCATGACGATCTTCCTGGTCGAGCAGAACGCCAACCATGCGCTTCGGTTGTCAGACCGGGCGTACGTGATGGTCAACGGTGAGATTCGCATGACCGGCACCGGCAAGGAGCTGCTGGTTAACGAGGATGTGCGTAACGCCTACCTCGGCGGTCACTGA
- a CDS encoding SDR family oxidoreductase, whose product MSNTLFITGATSGFGEACARRFAEAGWKLVLTGRREERLNALCAELSKQTEVHGLVLDVRDRKAMEDAIANLPPSFAKLRGLINNAGLALGVDPAPKCDLDDWDTMVDTNIKGLMYSTRLLLPRLIAHGRGAGIVNLGSIAGNYPYPGSHVYGASKAFVKQFSLNLRCDLQGTGVRVSNIEPGLCESEFSLVRFAGDQERYNATYAGAEPIQPQDIAETIFWVLNAPAHININSLELMPVSQTWSGFAIERNAKV is encoded by the coding sequence ATGTCCAACACCCTGTTTATTACCGGCGCGACGTCCGGTTTTGGTGAAGCCTGTGCCCGCCGTTTTGCCGAGGCAGGCTGGAAGCTGGTACTGACAGGCCGTCGTGAAGAGCGCCTCAATGCCCTGTGCGCCGAATTGTCGAAGCAGACCGAGGTGCACGGCCTGGTGCTCGACGTGCGTGACCGCAAAGCCATGGAGGACGCGATTGCCAACCTGCCACCATCCTTCGCCAAGCTGCGCGGGCTGATCAACAATGCTGGCCTGGCGCTCGGTGTGGACCCGGCGCCCAAGTGCGATCTCGACGATTGGGACACCATGGTCGACACCAACATCAAGGGCCTGATGTACAGCACTCGTTTGCTGTTACCGCGCCTGATTGCTCATGGTCGTGGTGCCGGCATCGTTAACCTCGGCTCCATCGCCGGCAATTATCCGTACCCGGGCAGCCACGTGTATGGCGCGAGCAAGGCGTTCGTCAAACAGTTCTCCCTGAACCTGCGCTGCGACCTGCAAGGCACCGGCGTGCGCGTCAGCAACATCGAGCCGGGTCTGTGTGAGAGTGAGTTCTCGCTGGTGCGTTTTGCCGGTGACCAGGAGCGTTACAACGCGACGTACGCCGGTGCCGAGCCGATCCAGCCGCAAGACATCGCCGAGACCATTTTCTGGGTGCTCAACGCGCCGGCGCACATCAACATCAACAGCCTGGAACTGATGCCAGTGAGCCAGACCTGGAGCGGGTTTGCGATTGAGCGGAACGCGAAGGTTTAA
- a CDS encoding AGE family epimerase/isomerase has protein sequence MPPVSRSASLPELTALFASVQQHFQDVIVPLWQGPGWNADMALPYEALDAEHQPLPPQRYRAMACARQLYLFSSQIGQVPGAQERCAKLFRSLQQHFHDAEHGGWFYSIDPHGTPLDQRKDLYTHAFILFACAHYWDRSREPLVESALNAALEVIGQRFATGDGLYDASLDRDWSSLDSGPLQNPLMHLAEAFLATLSVREDIAVQRALVALCTAMHKRFIDPQHSVLMEKPLGAVDNWFEPGHQFEWYFLLESSSLLRGSPLHASLDRAFAFTEQQGVDAQTGAAQAMLDLEGNAKDATQRIWAQAEYLRALTLRPNAEAAVQRQLQALQQRFLHAGGWYECRDELGEVSRKDMPSTTPYHLATCYRGLADYLR, from the coding sequence ATGCCACCTGTTTCCCGCTCCGCCTCCCTGCCTGAATTGACCGCCCTGTTCGCCTCGGTGCAACAGCACTTCCAGGACGTGATCGTGCCGCTCTGGCAAGGCCCCGGCTGGAATGCCGACATGGCGTTGCCCTATGAAGCACTGGACGCCGAGCATCAACCGCTGCCGCCTCAACGTTATCGGGCCATGGCATGCGCACGGCAGTTGTATCTGTTTTCCAGCCAGATCGGCCAGGTGCCAGGCGCGCAGGAGCGCTGCGCCAAGCTGTTCCGCTCCTTGCAACAGCACTTCCACGACGCCGAACACGGTGGCTGGTTCTACAGCATCGACCCGCACGGCACGCCGCTGGATCAGCGCAAAGACCTTTATACCCACGCGTTCATTCTGTTCGCCTGCGCCCATTACTGGGACAGGTCGCGCGAACCGCTGGTGGAATCCGCGCTCAACGCGGCACTGGAAGTGATCGGTCAGCGCTTCGCCACAGGCGACGGTCTGTACGACGCCAGCCTCGATCGCGACTGGTCTTCGCTCGACTCCGGGCCGCTGCAAAACCCTCTGATGCACCTGGCCGAAGCCTTCCTCGCGACCCTGTCGGTGCGCGAAGACATCGCGGTGCAACGTGCACTCGTCGCGTTATGCACAGCCATGCACAAGCGCTTCATTGACCCGCAACACAGCGTGTTGATGGAGAAACCGCTGGGAGCTGTGGATAACTGGTTCGAACCCGGGCATCAGTTCGAGTGGTATTTTTTGCTCGAATCTTCGTCGCTGCTGCGCGGTTCGCCACTTCATGCATCGCTGGACCGTGCGTTCGCATTCACCGAACAACAAGGCGTCGATGCGCAGACCGGTGCAGCACAGGCGATGCTTGATCTGGAGGGCAACGCCAAAGATGCCACCCAACGCATCTGGGCTCAGGCGGAATACTTGAGGGCGCTGACGTTGCGCCCGAACGCCGAAGCGGCGGTGCAACGCCAGCTACAAGCGCTGCAACAGCGCTTTCTGCATGCGGGCGGCTGGTATGAGTGTCGGGATGAGCTGGGCGAAGTCAGCCGCAAAGACATGCCGTCGACCACGCCTTATCACTTGGCAACCTGCTATCGAGGGTTGGCCGACTATCTGCGCTGA
- a CDS encoding HupE/UreJ family protein: protein MTLKRILGAMALLLTPAIAFAHPGHGDNGLIDGISHPIGGLDHLLAMVAVGLWAAQQKGAARWALPGTFVGTMLIGGLLGFEGLNLPALEGAIAASVLALGLAVALAVRPPLSVAVGATALFALFHGVAHGLELPDMSSPWAYAAGFVAATAALHATGYAVVRLLPQAAAPLVRLAGAASAATGVWLLAG from the coding sequence ATGACACTGAAACGCATTCTGGGCGCCATGGCCCTGCTGTTGACCCCGGCCATCGCCTTCGCCCATCCGGGTCATGGTGACAACGGCTTGATCGACGGCATCAGCCACCCGATTGGCGGCCTCGACCACTTGCTGGCAATGGTTGCGGTCGGCTTGTGGGCCGCTCAGCAAAAAGGTGCGGCGCGCTGGGCGCTGCCCGGCACCTTCGTCGGTACTATGCTGATCGGCGGCCTGCTGGGCTTTGAAGGGCTGAACCTGCCGGCGCTGGAAGGCGCGATTGCCGCGTCGGTGCTGGCGCTGGGGCTGGCGGTGGCGTTGGCCGTTCGTCCGCCATTGAGCGTAGCGGTGGGGGCGACGGCGCTGTTTGCGCTATTCCACGGTGTGGCGCATGGGTTGGAGTTGCCGGACATGTCGAGCCCTTGGGCCTATGCGGCAGGTTTTGTGGCGGCAACGGCGGCGTTGCATGCGACCGGGTATGCGGTCGTTCGCTTGCTGCCGCAAGCGGCTGCGCCATTGGTTCGATTGGCGGGCGCGGCTTCGGCGGCGACTGGCGTGTGGTTGTTGGCGGGCTGA
- the ureG gene encoding urease accessory protein UreG, whose translation MNTQPLRVGIGGPVGSGKTALTLALCLTLRERYNLAVVTNDIYTREDADFLVRNEALAPERIIGVETGGCPHTAIREDASINLEAVDQLNRRFPGLDLILVESGGDNLSATFSPELSDLTIYVIDVSAGDKLPRKGGPGICKSDLLVINKVDLAPLVGASLEMMDSDTKRMRNGKPFVFSNQKTGLGLEEIIAFIERQGLLTAA comes from the coding sequence ATGAACACACAACCTCTACGTGTCGGTATCGGCGGCCCGGTCGGTTCCGGCAAAACCGCCCTGACCCTGGCCCTGTGCCTGACCCTGCGCGAGCGCTACAACCTGGCGGTCGTCACCAACGACATCTACACCCGCGAAGACGCCGATTTTCTGGTGCGCAACGAAGCCCTGGCACCCGAGCGAATCATCGGCGTGGAAACCGGCGGCTGCCCGCACACGGCGATCCGCGAAGACGCCTCGATCAACCTCGAAGCCGTGGATCAACTCAACCGCCGCTTTCCGGGGCTGGACCTGATTCTGGTGGAGTCCGGTGGCGACAACCTGTCGGCAACGTTCAGCCCGGAATTGTCCGACCTGACCATCTACGTGATCGACGTGTCGGCCGGCGACAAACTCCCGCGCAAGGGCGGGCCGGGGATCTGCAAATCCGATCTGCTGGTAATCAACAAGGTCGACCTCGCGCCGCTGGTGGGTGCCTCGCTGGAGATGATGGACAGCGACACAAAACGCATGCGCAACGGCAAACCGTTTGTGTTCAGCAACCAGAAAACCGGACTGGGCCTTGAAGAGATCATCGCCTTTATCGAACGCCAGGGCCTGCTGACAGCCGCCTGA
- a CDS encoding urease accessory protein UreF, with protein sequence MNPAWALLRLASPQLPIGGYSYSQGLEMAVENGRVSNADGARRWISDQLLLNLARFEAPLLLAHCTAAAEENWPELLRRCEQHRASRETRELHQESRQMGYSLQQLLNGLPELDAPARAFLDQRPEPHLALGWALAARAWGICPQDALAAWLWSWLENQLAVLMKTLPLGQQAAQSLTSELLPLLQQAQQDATRINPEHYGSAAFGLSLACMAHERQYSRLFRS encoded by the coding sequence ATGAACCCGGCCTGGGCGCTGCTGCGCCTGGCCAGCCCGCAGCTGCCGATTGGCGGCTACAGCTATTCCCAGGGTCTGGAAATGGCGGTGGAAAACGGTCGCGTAAGCAATGCGGACGGCGCACGACGCTGGATCAGTGATCAATTGCTGCTCAACCTGGCACGGTTCGAGGCGCCGCTGCTGCTTGCCCATTGCACGGCGGCGGCCGAAGAGAACTGGCCCGAATTGCTCCGACGCTGTGAACAACACCGTGCCAGTCGGGAAACCCGCGAGCTGCATCAAGAGAGCCGACAGATGGGCTATTCCTTGCAGCAACTGCTCAACGGTTTACCGGAGCTGGACGCGCCGGCTCGCGCCTTCCTCGACCAACGCCCCGAACCGCATCTGGCCCTCGGTTGGGCGCTGGCGGCACGGGCCTGGGGAATCTGTCCCCAGGATGCGCTGGCCGCGTGGCTCTGGAGCTGGCTGGAAAACCAATTGGCCGTACTGATGAAAACCCTGCCGCTGGGCCAGCAAGCCGCCCAAAGCCTGACCAGTGAATTGCTGCCGCTGCTGCAACAAGCCCAGCAGGACGCCACCCGAATCAACCCCGAACACTATGGCAGCGCCGCTTTTGGCCTGTCCCTGGCGTGCATGGCCCATGAGCGCCAGTACAGCCGTCTGTTCCGTTCCTAG
- the ureE gene encoding urease accessory protein UreE, translating into MLVIHRRIDPQPVWAAELHLTFEARSKSRLRCFSAEGEDVGLFLERGQPPLYDGECLQAEDGRIVRVCARPEQLLHVTCANAFELTRAAYHLGNRHVALQVGDGWLRLLDDYVLKAMLEQLDAKVESLEAPFQPEHGAYGGGHHHSRHGDEDFNYPPKLHQFGVRL; encoded by the coding sequence ATGCTGGTGATTCATCGCAGAATCGACCCTCAACCCGTCTGGGCCGCCGAATTGCACCTGACCTTCGAAGCCCGGAGCAAAAGCCGTTTGCGCTGTTTCAGTGCCGAAGGTGAAGACGTCGGGTTGTTTTTGGAGCGCGGACAGCCGCCCCTGTATGACGGCGAATGCCTGCAAGCCGAAGACGGGCGCATCGTGCGTGTCTGCGCCCGCCCCGAACAATTGCTGCACGTTACCTGCGCCAATGCCTTCGAGCTGACTCGCGCCGCCTATCACCTCGGCAATCGCCATGTCGCCCTGCAGGTCGGTGATGGCTGGCTGCGCCTGCTCGACGATTACGTGCTCAAAGCCATGCTCGAACAGCTGGATGCCAAGGTCGAAAGCCTCGAAGCACCTTTCCAGCCGGAACACGGCGCCTATGGCGGAGGCCACCACCACTCCCGGCACGGTGACGAAGATTTCAACTATCCGCCGAAACTGCACCAGTTCGGCGTCCGCTTATGA
- a CDS encoding TetR family transcriptional regulator gives MLPRAEQKQQTRNALMDAARHLMECGRGFGSLSLREVARTAGIVPTGFYRHFADMDELGLVLVSEVGQTFRETIRLVRHNEFVMGGIIDASVRIFLDVVSANRSQFLFLAREQYGGSLPVRQAIARLREDISSDLAADLSLMPKLQHLDIGGLSVMADLIVKSVFATLPEIIDPPAEALPEHLTPQAKITQQLRFIFIGLKHWQGLGSTE, from the coding sequence ATGCTGCCCCGCGCCGAACAGAAACAACAGACCCGCAACGCCCTGATGGACGCTGCACGCCACCTGATGGAATGCGGCCGAGGATTCGGCAGTCTCAGCCTGCGCGAAGTAGCGAGAACCGCCGGCATCGTGCCCACCGGTTTCTACCGGCATTTCGCCGATATGGACGAACTGGGGCTGGTGCTGGTGAGCGAAGTCGGTCAGACCTTCCGTGAAACCATTCGCCTGGTGCGCCATAACGAATTCGTCATGGGCGGCATTATTGATGCGTCGGTACGGATCTTTCTCGACGTGGTCAGCGCCAATCGCTCGCAATTCCTGTTTCTGGCCCGCGAGCAGTACGGCGGATCACTGCCGGTACGCCAGGCCATCGCACGTTTGCGCGAAGACATCAGCTCGGACCTGGCAGCCGACCTGTCCTTGATGCCCAAGCTGCAACACCTCGACATTGGCGGCCTGAGCGTCATGGCTGATCTGATCGTCAAAAGTGTGTTTGCGACCTTGCCCGAGATCATTGATCCGCCGGCCGAGGCGCTGCCTGAACATTTGACACCTCAAGCGAAAATCACTCAGCAACTGCGCTTTATCTTTATCGGTTTGAAGCATTGGCAAGGACTCGGCAGCACCGAATGA
- a CDS encoding AsmA family protein yields MTRPPKIVAWIFASLVVLLAILVLVIVFFDWNRIKPAINNKVTEELHRAFAINGNLAVVWQRELDEAGWRAWVPWPHVVAEDLSLGNPDWLKQPQMVTLKRVELRISPLALLAQRVVIPRIDLTEPNANLQRLADGRANWTFKFDPKDPNAEPSNWGVDIGAIGFDKGHVTLDDQSLKTQLDVLIDPLGKPVPFSDIVGDKAAKTAQEKGAAPQDYAFALKVKGQYHAQKLEGSGKIGGLLALQDAAKPFPLQAQVKIADTSVELAGTLTDPLNLGALDLRLKLAGTSLGNLYPLTGVTLPDTSPYATDGHLIARLHEPSGAVFRYEEFNGKIGESDIHGSLAYVASQPRPKLSGSLLSNQLLFADLAPLIGADSNAKQKERGGDSKQPPDKVLPVEEFKTERWRDMDADVEFTGKRIVHSEKLPFNDLYTHLVLTDGELRLEPLRFGVAGGNLEAQIRLNGRTEPLEGQAKLTARKFKLKQLFPTFEPMKTSFGELNGDADISGRGNSVAKLLGSANGNLKMLINDGAISRELMELAGLNVGNYVVGKIFGDKEVKINCAAADFDIKTGLATTRLFVFDTENAIIYIDGTANMATEQLDLTITPESKGWRLISLRSPLYVRGPFIKPDAGVKAVPLMLRGAGMVALGVIAAPAAGLLALVAPSGDAPNQCAPLLEQMKAGKAPVTVKPTK; encoded by the coding sequence ATGACGCGCCCCCCTAAAATTGTTGCCTGGATCTTTGCCAGCCTGGTTGTTCTGCTGGCGATACTCGTACTGGTCATCGTGTTCTTCGATTGGAACCGGATCAAACCCGCGATAAACAACAAAGTCACCGAAGAACTGCACCGAGCATTCGCCATCAATGGCAACCTCGCGGTGGTCTGGCAGCGCGAGCTCGACGAGGCTGGCTGGCGGGCCTGGGTGCCGTGGCCGCATGTGGTCGCCGAAGACTTGAGCCTGGGCAACCCGGACTGGTTGAAGCAGCCGCAGATGGTCACCCTCAAACGCGTAGAGCTACGTATTTCACCGCTCGCCTTGCTGGCGCAGCGGGTGGTGATCCCGCGAATCGACCTGACCGAGCCGAACGCCAACCTGCAGCGCCTGGCCGATGGTCGCGCCAACTGGACGTTCAAATTCGACCCCAAGGACCCGAACGCCGAACCTTCGAACTGGGGGGTGGACATCGGCGCGATCGGCTTCGACAAAGGCCATGTCACCCTCGACGATCAGAGCTTGAAGACTCAACTGGATGTGCTGATCGACCCGCTGGGCAAACCCGTTCCGTTCAGTGACATCGTCGGTGACAAAGCGGCGAAAACCGCACAGGAAAAGGGGGCCGCGCCACAGGACTACGCCTTCGCGCTCAAGGTCAAAGGCCAGTACCACGCGCAGAAACTCGAAGGCTCCGGCAAGATCGGTGGGTTGCTGGCCCTGCAGGATGCGGCCAAGCCGTTTCCCCTGCAGGCCCAGGTGAAAATTGCCGATACCAGCGTCGAGTTGGCCGGCACGTTGACCGATCCCCTGAACCTCGGCGCGCTGGATCTGCGACTGAAATTGGCTGGCACCAGCCTGGGCAATTTGTATCCGCTGACCGGCGTGACGCTGCCGGATACATCGCCTTACGCCACCGACGGGCACTTGATCGCCAGGCTGCATGAGCCCAGCGGCGCAGTGTTCCGCTATGAAGAATTCAACGGCAAGATCGGTGAGAGCGACATCCATGGCAGCCTGGCTTATGTCGCCAGCCAGCCTCGGCCGAAACTCAGCGGTTCATTGCTCTCCAATCAATTGCTGTTTGCCGACCTTGCACCGTTGATTGGCGCCGACTCCAACGCCAAACAAAAGGAGCGCGGTGGCGACAGTAAACAGCCGCCGGACAAAGTGCTGCCGGTCGAAGAGTTCAAGACCGAGCGCTGGCGTGACATGGACGCCGATGTCGAATTCACCGGCAAGCGCATCGTCCACAGCGAAAAACTGCCGTTCAACGACCTGTATACGCACCTGGTCCTGACCGACGGGGAGCTGCGACTTGAGCCCCTGCGTTTTGGCGTGGCCGGGGGCAACCTGGAGGCGCAGATTCGCTTGAATGGCCGGACCGAACCGTTGGAAGGCCAAGCGAAACTCACGGCCCGCAAGTTCAAACTCAAGCAACTGTTCCCGACGTTCGAGCCGATGAAAACCAGTTTCGGCGAGCTCAATGGCGATGCCGACATTTCGGGGCGCGGCAACTCGGTGGCCAAGCTGTTGGGCAGTGCCAACGGCAATCTGAAAATGCTCATCAATGACGGGGCGATCAGCCGCGAGTTGATGGAATTGGCCGGGCTGAACGTCGGTAACTATGTGGTCGGCAAAATCTTTGGCGACAAGGAAGTGAAGATCAATTGCGCGGCGGCCGACTTCGATATCAAGACCGGGTTGGCGACCACGCGGCTGTTCGTCTTCGATACCGAGAACGCAATCATCTATATCGATGGCACCGCGAACATGGCCACGGAACAACTGGACCTGACCATCACGCCGGAGTCGAAGGGCTGGCGCCTGATTTCGTTGCGCTCGCCACTGTATGTGCGGGGCCCGTTCATCAAGCCGGATGCCGGGGTGAAAGCGGTGCCGCTGATGCTGCGCGGGGCGGGAATGGTCGCCCTGGGCGTGATCGCCGCTCCGGCGGCGGGGTTGCTGGCGTTGGTGGCACCCAGTGGTGACGCGCCAAACCAGTGTGCGCCGTTGCTGGAACAGATGAAGGCGGGGAAAGCGCCGGTGACCGTCAAACCCACCAAGTGA
- a CDS encoding LysR substrate-binding domain-containing protein, translated as MFASLPLTALRAFESASRLLSFKAAAQELSVTPTAVSHQIRSLETWLGVPLFERLPRQVRLTDGGERLFHSLHGAFLDVAQSVDTLRPQHSGTHLTLSTTAAFAALWLVPRLGRFYARHPGISLRLDTHCEVIDLHQDASVDLVLRYSLDDYPNLYGLCLFDESFGVYGSPEQVALAAQRTPALISVRWHNSKLYAHGWEAWCAKSGETWLKEQPAVREYDEEHYALQAAIAGQGLVLASNILVSESVASGLLVPYKGDIQVDGAGYSALCVPGRERHPPVRAFFAWLREEALLSGHAGILKDL; from the coding sequence ATGTTTGCTTCGCTGCCGTTGACCGCCCTGCGCGCCTTCGAATCCGCCTCCCGCTTGCTGAGCTTCAAGGCGGCCGCACAAGAACTCTCGGTGACGCCGACGGCGGTGTCCCATCAAATTCGCTCGCTGGAAACCTGGCTCGGCGTGCCGCTGTTTGAACGCCTGCCACGGCAGGTGCGCTTGACCGACGGCGGTGAGCGGTTGTTCCACAGCCTGCACGGTGCTTTTCTGGACGTGGCGCAAAGCGTCGACACCTTGCGCCCGCAACACAGCGGCACACACCTGACCCTCTCCACCACCGCCGCCTTCGCCGCGTTGTGGCTGGTGCCGCGCCTCGGACGCTTTTACGCGCGCCACCCCGGCATCAGCCTGCGCCTGGACACCCATTGCGAAGTCATCGATTTGCATCAGGACGCCAGTGTCGATCTGGTCCTGCGCTACAGCCTCGACGACTACCCCAACCTGTATGGCTTGTGCCTGTTTGATGAGTCCTTCGGCGTGTATGGCTCACCCGAGCAAGTGGCGCTGGCGGCCCAGCGGACACCCGCGCTGATCAGCGTGCGTTGGCACAATTCCAAGTTGTATGCCCATGGCTGGGAGGCCTGGTGCGCCAAGTCCGGCGAAACCTGGCTGAAGGAACAACCTGCGGTGCGTGAATACGACGAAGAGCATTACGCCCTGCAAGCGGCGATTGCCGGGCAAGGGCTGGTGCTCGCGAGCAATATTCTGGTGTCAGAAAGCGTGGCCAGCGGTTTGCTGGTGCCCTACAAGGGCGACATTCAAGTCGACGGGGCCGGGTATAGCGCACTGTGTGTGCCGGGTCGCGAGCGTCATCCGCCGGTACGGGCATTTTTTGCATGGTTGCGTGAGGAAGCGTTGTTGTCCGGGCATGCGGGCATACTGAAGGACCTGTAG
- a CDS encoding FMN-dependent NADH-azoreductase: MSTILAVHASPRGDRSHSRRLAEVFLAAWQAHHPQARLTRREVGRALIPPVNEAFVAAAFYPEPQARPLSMQADLAFSDELVGELLGHDLLVISTPMHNFSVPSGLKAWIDQIVRLGLTFNHTLDNGVAQYEPLVQGKKALIVTSRGGFGFGPGGELEAMNHADPLLRTALGFIGITDITVVAAEGEESEARTFQVSAAEAEQRLLALAREF, encoded by the coding sequence ATGAGTACAATTCTTGCCGTTCACGCCAGCCCCCGTGGCGATCGTTCGCACTCCCGGCGTTTGGCCGAAGTGTTTCTTGCAGCTTGGCAGGCGCACCATCCGCAGGCCCGGTTGACCCGACGTGAAGTCGGGCGGGCGCTGATTCCGCCGGTCAATGAAGCCTTTGTGGCCGCCGCGTTTTACCCCGAACCCCAGGCACGACCGCTGTCGATGCAGGCCGACCTCGCGTTCAGCGATGAACTGGTCGGCGAATTGCTCGGGCACGACCTGCTGGTGATTTCCACGCCGATGCACAACTTCAGCGTACCCAGTGGCCTCAAGGCCTGGATCGATCAAATTGTGCGGCTCGGGTTGACGTTCAATCACACGCTGGACAATGGCGTGGCCCAATACGAACCGCTGGTTCAAGGCAAAAAAGCCTTGATCGTCACCAGTCGCGGCGGCTTCGGGTTCGGCCCGGGCGGTGAGCTGGAAGCCATGAACCATGCCGATCCGTTGTTGCGCACGGCGCTGGGATTCATCGGTATTACCGACATCACCGTGGTCGCCGCCGAGGGCGAAGAGTCCGAGGCGCGTACGTTCCAGGTCTCTGCCGCCGAGGCCGAGCAGCGTTTGCTGGCGCTGGCCAGGGAGTTTTAG
- a CDS encoding multidrug efflux SMR transporter — protein sequence MAWLFLLIAAGFEVTFAMGMKYAEGFTRLWPSLITVVAAVGGIYFLTLAMRELPVSIAYPIWTAIGSLGTVFLGFALLGESLTAIKVVSVGLIVAGVVGLK from the coding sequence ATGGCCTGGCTGTTTCTGCTGATCGCCGCCGGGTTCGAAGTCACCTTCGCGATGGGCATGAAGTACGCCGAAGGTTTCACCCGGCTCTGGCCGTCGCTGATCACAGTGGTGGCGGCGGTGGGCGGGATTTACTTCCTGACCCTGGCCATGCGCGAGTTGCCAGTGAGCATCGCGTATCCGATCTGGACCGCCATCGGTTCACTGGGCACGGTGTTTCTCGGGTTTGCGCTGCTGGGCGAAAGCCTGACGGCGATCAAAGTGGTGTCGGTCGGGCTGATCGTGGCGGGCGTGGTGGGGTTGAAGTAG